In Apium graveolens cultivar Ventura chromosome 10, ASM990537v1, whole genome shotgun sequence, the following are encoded in one genomic region:
- the LOC141689447 gene encoding uncharacterized protein At3g52155, chloroplastic has protein sequence MSVNVVAAAAAYKDSVTTSIITNLVTSHFPINPSTISCCCFSPGRNNNYKLVQTNYSTSSSVSPSLVVIDEQAATSQLPPPVSPCPRRLILLRHAHSSYPNASLRDHDRPLSESGEADAIKVSQKLHQLGWVPGLILSSDALRTRETLKCMQDKVKELSEAEVHFISSFYSIAAMDGQTAQHLQQAICKYARDETLTVMCMGHNRGWEEAASVLSGASIELKTCNAALLEASGNSWEEAFSMAGFGGWKLQHILKPNSSID, from the exons ATGTCCGTTAATGTTGTTGCAGCAGCTGCTGCTTATAAAGATAGTGTCACCACTAGTATTATTACAAATTTAGTCACTTCCCATTTTCCCATAAATCCTAGTACTATTTCTTGTTGTTGTTTTAGTCCTGGTCGTAACAACAATTATAAACTTGTTCAAACTAATTATAGTACTAGTTCAAGTGTATCTCCTTCTCTTGTTGTAATTGATGAACAGGCTGCTACTTCTCAGTTGCCTCCTCCAGTTTCGCCTTGTCCTCGCCGCCTTATATTGCTCAGACATGCTCATAGTTCTTATCCCAATGCTTCTCTCCGAG ATCACGATCGTCCTCTGAGTGAATCTGGAGAAGCTGATGCTATCAAAGTTTCTCAGAAGCTTCATCAATTGGGCTGGGTTCCCGGATTAATTTTATCTAG TGACGCATTACGAACAAGGGAAACACTCAAATGCATGCAGGACAAAGTGAAAGAGTTGTCTGAAGCGGAAGTACATTTCATCTCAAGCTTTTATTCCATTGCAGCAATGGATGGACAGACTGCTCAGCACCTTCAACAAGCTATCTGTAAATATGCACGAGATGAGACACTTACAGTTAT GTGTATGGGACATAACAGGGGATGGGAGGAGGCAGCGTCAGTGCTCTCAGGTGCCTCGATTGAGCTGAAGACTTGCAATGCTGCTTTGCTTGAGGCTTCTGGAAATTCATGGGAAGAG GCATTTTCTATGGCAGGGTTTGGTGGGTGGAAGCTACAGCACATATTAAAACCAAATTCTAGTATAGATTAA